One segment of Rhodopirellula baltica SH 1 DNA contains the following:
- a CDS encoding glycosyltransferase family 4 protein: MQSTTNSNFPSVANASVTPVVTPAGDASTDVTEGLSFSPASHPSALNVPREIRVLHVVNGEHFSGAERVQSHLGRCLPDLHVTADFACVKPGRFADMLEEHQSGMAGENWGQCHRVPMRHRLDWTAVKRLARVMAEGEYELLHAHTPRTAMLASAVSKWSGRPWVYHVHSPAGRDCERAWSNRINAWIERRSLANCSHLITVSNSLREDTIQQGFPAEKVTVVHNGVPAIRPARKSKPTIGGRWTIGMVALMRARKGLEVVLDALAILNNVGTEVTLRCIGPFETEAYRQQIDAQISDLGIGHLIDWVGFTQDVPGELARLDAMVLPSLYGEGLPMVVLESMAAGTPVIATSVEGTPEAIRHGIEGVLAEPRDAESLAEQIQAMVSGQYDWQSMSDFAVTRHHQCFSDHTMAHGVAKVYRRILDPMGHSTVG; this comes from the coding sequence ATGCAATCGACCACCAATTCGAATTTCCCAAGCGTCGCAAACGCCTCCGTGACGCCCGTCGTCACGCCCGCCGGTGATGCGTCCACCGACGTCACCGAAGGATTGTCATTTTCGCCCGCCAGCCATCCGTCGGCTCTGAATGTCCCTCGCGAGATTCGGGTACTGCACGTCGTCAACGGAGAACATTTCTCCGGCGCGGAACGTGTGCAATCTCACCTCGGCCGGTGCCTGCCAGACCTCCATGTCACCGCCGACTTTGCTTGTGTCAAACCGGGGCGATTCGCCGACATGCTGGAAGAGCACCAATCCGGCATGGCGGGAGAAAACTGGGGACAGTGTCATCGTGTTCCAATGCGCCACCGCCTGGACTGGACCGCCGTCAAACGACTCGCACGAGTCATGGCGGAAGGCGAATACGAACTGCTGCACGCTCATACTCCGCGAACCGCGATGCTCGCCTCGGCCGTTTCGAAATGGTCCGGTCGGCCTTGGGTCTACCACGTCCACAGCCCGGCTGGCCGTGATTGCGAACGAGCTTGGTCGAACCGAATCAATGCCTGGATCGAACGGCGTTCGCTGGCAAATTGCTCTCACCTGATCACCGTTTCGAACAGTCTTCGGGAAGACACGATCCAACAAGGTTTTCCCGCAGAAAAAGTCACCGTGGTTCACAATGGTGTTCCCGCGATTCGCCCAGCTCGCAAAAGCAAACCCACCATCGGTGGCCGCTGGACAATTGGCATGGTCGCTCTGATGCGAGCTCGCAAAGGGTTGGAAGTGGTTCTGGATGCACTGGCGATCCTCAACAATGTCGGCACCGAGGTCACGCTTCGCTGCATCGGTCCTTTCGAAACCGAAGCCTATCGTCAACAAATCGACGCTCAAATCAGCGACCTCGGAATCGGACACCTGATCGATTGGGTTGGATTCACCCAGGACGTGCCCGGCGAACTCGCTCGTTTGGATGCGATGGTTTTGCCAAGTCTTTACGGCGAAGGGCTGCCCATGGTGGTTCTAGAATCAATGGCTGCAGGCACACCAGTCATCGCAACTTCGGTTGAAGGCACGCCGGAAGCGATCCGGCACGGCATCGAAGGTGTCCTCGCTGAGCCTCGCGATGCAGAATCTTTGGCTGAGCAAATCCAAGCCATGGTTTCGGGACAATATGATTGGCAATCGATGTCTGACTTCGCCGTCACGCGTCACCACCAATGTTTTAGCGATCACACGATGGCTCATGGCGTTGCCAAAGTCTACCGTCGCATTTTGGACCCAATGGGTCATTCAACCGTCGGTTGA
- the leuB gene encoding 3-isopropylmalate dehydrogenase — protein sequence MNSSIVLLPGDGIGPEIVEQARLVLVKVAERFGHTFDFSSHQIGGIAIDETGDPLPQPTIDACRNAAAILLGAVGGPKWDDPSAKTRPEAGLLKIRKELGLFANLRPIKLFDELADASPLRADIVKGTDILFFRELTGGIYFGESGTSGSGEEETAFQSMTYSVGEVKRIVRMAAQAARGRSNRLTSVDKANVLEPSRLWRRVAAEVMANEFPDVQYDVVLVDSMAMHLINRPSEFDVVVTGNMFGDILTDEASMLPGSLGMLPSASLGDGGPGLYEPIHGSAPDIAGKSVANPLATILAAAMMLRHSLGLTDEAEAIEKAVAGVITDGLRTPDLARGDQSKSVSTEEMGAAVVAKLAS from the coding sequence ATGAATTCCTCCATCGTTTTGTTGCCCGGTGACGGGATCGGACCTGAAATCGTCGAACAAGCCCGTTTGGTCCTCGTGAAGGTCGCGGAGCGTTTCGGGCACACCTTTGATTTCAGTTCACACCAAATCGGTGGGATCGCGATCGACGAAACCGGTGATCCTCTTCCTCAGCCAACCATTGATGCCTGCCGCAACGCTGCCGCGATTCTTTTGGGAGCCGTTGGTGGGCCGAAATGGGACGATCCTTCGGCCAAGACGCGCCCCGAGGCTGGTCTGCTGAAAATTCGCAAGGAGTTGGGGCTGTTTGCCAATCTGCGACCGATCAAACTGTTCGACGAATTGGCCGACGCATCACCGTTGCGAGCCGACATCGTCAAAGGCACCGACATCTTGTTTTTCCGCGAATTGACTGGCGGGATTTACTTTGGTGAATCAGGCACATCCGGCAGCGGCGAAGAGGAGACCGCATTCCAGTCGATGACCTACTCGGTTGGCGAAGTCAAACGAATTGTCCGCATGGCTGCCCAAGCGGCTCGCGGTCGTTCGAACCGATTGACCAGCGTCGACAAAGCGAACGTTTTGGAGCCAAGTCGGTTGTGGCGTCGAGTGGCTGCGGAAGTCATGGCCAACGAGTTCCCCGATGTCCAATACGACGTCGTGTTGGTGGATTCGATGGCGATGCACTTGATCAACCGACCATCGGAGTTCGATGTGGTTGTCACCGGCAACATGTTCGGCGACATCTTGACCGACGAGGCGTCCATGTTGCCCGGTTCGCTCGGCATGTTGCCAAGTGCCTCCTTGGGCGATGGTGGTCCTGGACTGTACGAGCCCATTCACGGATCGGCTCCGGACATCGCCGGCAAAAGCGTCGCCAATCCGTTGGCGACCATCTTGGCAGCAGCGATGATGCTGCGTCACTCGTTGGGACTGACCGACGAAGCCGAGGCGATCGAAAAGGCCGTCGCCGGCGTGATCACCGATGGTTTGCGAACACCTGACTTGGCTCGTGGCGATCAATCTAAGAGCGTCTCGACCGAAGAAATGGGCGCCGCCGTGGTCGCTAAACTTGCCAGCTAG
- a CDS encoding phosphatidate cytidylyltransferase: MPDTDTTTFILIAVILAALGIATLVAFLLGRNDSIAVDAAVVKRFRAKLRVWWTMVAIFVIGSLIHWIGLVVLFSMVSFWALREFISMTPTRRGDHRTLFWIFFIFTPLQYILIGLGDEYYPFYSIMIPVYASLFIPARAAIAGDAKRFLERCAKIQAGLLVCVYSLSHAPALLDLQLVRTGGEPWTGSNVNLLMFFVLIAQLSLTLERVWSKLAGRHVIAPDINASRTWEGVLGAMMSTGVIAALLRWATPFFWWEALLMGVVVTAMASMGTLTMSAIKRDRGVTDTGTLVQGHAGILDQIDNICFAAPIFYHVTRFFFT, from the coding sequence TTGCCTGATACTGATACCACCACTTTCATCTTGATCGCGGTCATCCTCGCGGCACTGGGCATCGCGACTTTGGTCGCGTTCTTGCTCGGTCGCAACGATTCGATCGCGGTCGACGCCGCGGTCGTCAAGCGATTTCGCGCCAAGCTGCGCGTGTGGTGGACGATGGTGGCGATCTTTGTGATCGGATCCTTGATTCACTGGATCGGGTTGGTGGTATTGTTTTCGATGGTGTCGTTCTGGGCGCTGCGGGAGTTTATCTCGATGACTCCGACCCGGCGGGGTGATCACCGGACGTTGTTTTGGATCTTTTTCATCTTCACGCCGTTGCAGTACATCCTGATCGGTTTGGGCGATGAGTATTATCCGTTTTACAGCATCATGATTCCGGTCTACGCGAGCCTGTTCATTCCGGCTCGTGCGGCCATCGCGGGCGATGCGAAGCGGTTTCTGGAGCGTTGTGCGAAGATCCAGGCTGGGTTGCTAGTCTGCGTTTACTCTCTGTCACACGCACCGGCGTTGTTGGATCTTCAATTGGTTCGGACCGGCGGCGAACCTTGGACGGGCAGCAACGTCAATCTGCTGATGTTCTTTGTCTTGATCGCTCAGTTGTCGCTGACTTTGGAACGCGTCTGGAGCAAGTTGGCCGGGCGCCACGTGATCGCTCCGGATATCAATGCATCTCGAACCTGGGAAGGCGTGCTCGGGGCGATGATGTCGACCGGTGTGATCGCGGCTTTGCTTCGGTGGGCCACACCATTCTTTTGGTGGGAAGCGTTGTTGATGGGCGTGGTTGTGACCGCGATGGCCAGCATGGGCACGCTGACAATGAGTGCGATCAAACGTGATCGTGGTGTGACCGATACAGGCACGTTGGTCCAAGGACACGCTGGCATCCTCGACCAGATCGACAACATCTGCTTTGCTGCACCGATCTTCTATCACGTCACACGTTTCTTCTTCACGTAG
- a CDS encoding NADPH-dependent FMN reductase — MSQGMHLVISSSLHPTSRSRILARAVAERLRSQEREVEVFDLSQRTLPPCDGATAYGNEEVIALGELVRAAEAIYIASPVYNYDVNAAIKNAVELTGKAWTGKTVSLLLAAGGQGSYMSAMGLANSLMLDFRCVIVPRFVYATGESFEGDSLADEEIGRRVDTLVEETLRLSDALNA; from the coding sequence ATGAGCCAAGGCATGCACCTCGTCATCAGTTCCAGTCTTCACCCGACCAGTCGCAGTCGCATTCTGGCTCGTGCGGTTGCCGAGCGACTGCGCTCGCAGGAACGGGAAGTCGAAGTTTTTGATTTATCTCAACGAACGTTGCCACCTTGTGATGGCGCGACGGCCTATGGCAACGAAGAAGTGATCGCACTCGGCGAGTTGGTTCGTGCGGCAGAAGCGATCTACATTGCATCGCCGGTTTACAACTACGACGTGAATGCCGCGATCAAAAACGCGGTGGAGCTGACCGGGAAAGCTTGGACGGGGAAGACGGTGTCGTTGTTGTTGGCAGCGGGGGGCCAAGGCAGCTACATGTCTGCGATGGGGTTGGCCAACAGTCTGATGTTGGACTTCCGCTGCGTGATCGTGCCGCGGTTTGTTTATGCGACAGGAGAATCGTTCGAAGGCGATTCGTTGGCCGACGAAGAAATCGGTCGCCGCGTGGACACATTGGTTGAAGAAACGCTCCGTCTCAGCGACGCACTCAATGCTTAA
- a CDS encoding WecB/TagA/CpsF family glycosyltransferase: MLDYGQHNVLGIGVNAIDYEAAVDRIITAAKNHSPMAVTALAVHGVMTGVLDREHHYRLNQFDLVCPDGQPVRWALNRLHRGAFDGPPLSDRVYGPELTLRLCAQAAKDDVPIFLFGATEEMLQQFADRLCERFEGLRIVGKRASAFRQISAEEREELAEEIRASGAEMCFVGLGCPRQEIFAYEMKEHLSMPLIAVGAAFAFHAGMLEQAPPWMQKNGLEWFFRLTREPGRLWRRYLYLNPAYVSLLTLQKLGIYRRKCDGGQSPSKELMFG, encoded by the coding sequence ATGTTGGACTACGGACAGCACAATGTCTTGGGCATTGGCGTCAATGCGATCGACTACGAGGCTGCTGTTGATCGCATCATCACCGCTGCCAAAAATCATTCGCCGATGGCGGTCACCGCATTGGCCGTTCATGGTGTGATGACCGGCGTGCTGGACCGAGAACACCACTATCGACTCAATCAGTTCGACTTGGTTTGCCCTGACGGACAACCGGTTCGATGGGCGTTGAATCGTTTGCATCGCGGAGCCTTTGATGGACCGCCGCTTTCCGATCGCGTTTATGGTCCTGAGCTAACGCTACGCTTGTGTGCCCAAGCTGCAAAAGATGATGTGCCGATCTTTCTGTTTGGAGCAACGGAGGAAATGCTTCAGCAGTTTGCGGATCGATTGTGCGAACGTTTTGAGGGTCTTCGCATCGTCGGCAAACGAGCATCGGCGTTTCGACAAATCTCAGCTGAAGAACGCGAAGAATTGGCTGAAGAAATCCGAGCGAGCGGGGCGGAAATGTGCTTCGTCGGCCTGGGCTGCCCTCGTCAAGAAATCTTTGCCTACGAGATGAAAGAGCATCTTTCGATGCCGTTGATCGCCGTAGGTGCCGCGTTCGCTTTCCATGCGGGGATGCTGGAACAGGCCCCGCCATGGATGCAAAAAAACGGGCTGGAATGGTTCTTCCGTCTGACCCGTGAACCCGGCCGATTGTGGCGACGATATCTGTATCTCAACCCTGCCTATGTGTCGTTACTGACGCTGCAGAAACTTGGAATCTACCGTCGAAAATGCGACGGCGGGCAATCCCCCAGCAAAGAACTGATGTTTGGCTGA
- a CDS encoding polysaccharide deacetylase family protein, with protein sequence MSQPLIGSLSMDLDNKWAYLRAAGHENWESSSSYFDIAVPRIVELLGELDLPLTVFLVGRDLDVDEDVRTIRMFDQLPSWEASNHSLNHLPWMHTMSDSEIESEIMITHDRIVSTIGTRPVGFRGPGFSCPAEVLRVLIKNQYTYDASIFPTSMAPIARAVFLARTNLKGEQREKAKKLYGGFASMRNPNRPFMRHEEVDGETFPLQEIPVTTLPFLRTPIHFSYVTFLASFSVTVAKMYFSMSLNLCRMTGTSPSLLLHPPDFLGCEDDSDMAYFPGMKLKREEKLSFMRWALGKFAREFEVRTMLDQTQTLATADGFVPQPATT encoded by the coding sequence ATGAGTCAACCGTTGATCGGCAGCTTGTCCATGGACCTGGACAACAAGTGGGCCTACCTCCGCGCCGCTGGGCATGAGAACTGGGAGTCCTCGTCGAGCTACTTCGACATCGCGGTACCGCGAATCGTTGAATTGCTTGGCGAGCTGGACCTCCCGCTGACAGTGTTCTTGGTCGGCCGCGACTTGGATGTCGACGAAGATGTTCGGACCATCCGAATGTTTGATCAACTCCCTAGCTGGGAGGCCTCCAACCATTCGCTCAATCATCTGCCCTGGATGCATACGATGAGCGATTCGGAAATTGAATCCGAGATCATGATAACTCATGATCGCATTGTTTCGACCATCGGCACGCGTCCGGTCGGTTTCCGTGGTCCTGGATTCAGTTGCCCGGCTGAAGTCCTGCGTGTGCTGATTAAAAACCAGTACACCTATGACGCCTCTATCTTTCCGACCTCGATGGCACCAATCGCTCGCGCCGTATTTCTGGCTCGCACGAATTTGAAAGGCGAGCAGCGCGAGAAGGCCAAGAAGCTCTACGGCGGTTTTGCATCGATGCGAAACCCCAATCGACCGTTCATGCGTCACGAAGAAGTCGACGGTGAGACTTTTCCTCTACAGGAAATCCCAGTCACCACGCTTCCGTTTCTTCGAACGCCAATTCACTTTAGCTACGTCACCTTTCTGGCCAGTTTCAGCGTGACGGTTGCGAAGATGTATTTTTCGATGTCACTGAACCTGTGCCGAATGACAGGCACATCACCATCCTTGTTGCTTCACCCTCCTGACTTCCTCGGGTGTGAAGACGATTCCGACATGGCTTACTTCCCCGGCATGAAACTGAAACGCGAAGAGAAACTTTCGTTCATGCGATGGGCTCTCGGAAAGTTCGCTCGCGAATTTGAGGTGCGGACCATGCTGGATCAAACCCAAACACTCGCGACAGCGGACGGCTTCGTCCCTCAACCTGCAACCACTTGA
- a CDS encoding glycosyltransferase family 4 protein → MSAVLPANPESNESSQASPLIGSSGDDSTARDGSVVTETKGKSIGDGSPLDAKVVFLTHYIPLYQVRVLQEITKRIRDFQILLSTPIEPNRNFRLDWSGLNVEVQKTVTLRRRWRHAKAGFDDQLFVHVPYDTLKQLKRIRPDVVVSHELGARSLAAARYCRRSGARLVLATFMSEHTEQGRGRLRNWARRRLIRSADAITYNGPSCREVLLSLGAKEEQLFHLPYAADDRTTSRETKRPPESEVRRRLLCIGQLSQRKGVLPLIRQASDFCAANNEALEITFVGDGPCRSELETLASGGSTDEHGSIDSRLKIHLLGNRPAAELPELMRDHGAIVAPTLADEWLLVTNEGMHAGMPIIGSIYAQSVTTLIKNGRNGWQYDPLSHGAPNMEPNSCESGSSDSPQTTLDLSGALRGYLAADNKTIAEMRENARHDIQDYTPARSANGAIEAIRSALNQRDAGPTGKTAR, encoded by the coding sequence ATGTCCGCCGTTTTGCCCGCGAATCCCGAATCCAACGAATCGTCGCAAGCTAGCCCGTTGATCGGTTCCTCTGGGGACGACTCAACGGCACGCGATGGGTCTGTCGTCACCGAAACAAAAGGGAAATCGATCGGGGACGGTTCGCCGCTCGATGCCAAAGTCGTCTTCCTGACGCACTACATTCCGCTCTACCAAGTCCGTGTGCTGCAAGAAATCACGAAGCGAATTCGCGATTTCCAAATCCTGCTCAGCACTCCGATCGAACCGAATCGCAACTTCCGATTGGATTGGTCAGGACTCAACGTGGAAGTCCAAAAGACGGTCACGCTGAGACGCCGATGGCGACATGCCAAAGCAGGCTTTGACGACCAGCTATTCGTGCACGTTCCATACGACACGCTCAAGCAACTCAAACGCATTCGGCCTGATGTCGTCGTCTCGCACGAACTCGGTGCACGTTCATTGGCCGCGGCTCGCTATTGCCGCCGCTCGGGCGCACGCTTGGTCCTCGCGACCTTCATGAGTGAACACACTGAACAAGGACGCGGGCGACTTCGCAACTGGGCTCGTCGCCGCTTGATCCGTTCCGCCGATGCGATCACCTACAACGGTCCCTCATGCCGCGAAGTCTTGCTGTCGTTGGGTGCCAAAGAAGAACAGCTGTTCCATTTGCCGTATGCTGCGGATGATCGGACGACCTCTCGCGAAACAAAACGGCCACCGGAGTCCGAGGTTCGTCGACGCTTGCTTTGCATCGGTCAGCTCTCTCAACGCAAAGGTGTCCTGCCGTTGATTCGCCAAGCCAGCGACTTCTGCGCCGCCAACAACGAAGCACTGGAAATCACTTTTGTAGGCGATGGACCTTGCCGCAGCGAACTGGAAACACTGGCATCCGGTGGTAGCACCGATGAACACGGCTCCATCGATTCGCGGCTGAAGATCCACTTGCTTGGGAACCGCCCCGCGGCCGAACTGCCTGAACTGATGCGTGATCACGGTGCGATCGTGGCACCAACCTTGGCTGACGAGTGGCTGCTGGTCACCAACGAAGGCATGCACGCCGGAATGCCAATCATCGGTAGCATCTACGCTCAATCCGTGACGACGTTGATCAAGAATGGACGCAACGGTTGGCAGTACGATCCACTGTCCCACGGGGCTCCAAACATGGAGCCGAATTCGTGTGAAAGCGGCTCCTCCGATTCGCCGCAAACCACACTGGACCTTTCCGGCGCACTTCGTGGTTACCTTGCCGCCGACAACAAGACAATCGCTGAGATGCGTGAGAACGCCAGACACGACATTCAAGACTACACGCCGGCACGATCAGCGAACGGAGCAATTGAAGCGATCCGATCCGCGCTGAACCAACGCGACGCTGGTCCGACGGGGAAAACGGCACGATGA
- a CDS encoding sugar transferase has product MFSFFKKERRESLLRWKDEASLGRRRVLLLSSRQFDRELNRERLRATRRSIPFCLLTVELLTKAGSTRRSTNKQNRQLVDLLLRNLRVTDEKGILATFRYGVLLVDTPEMGGRAVLDRLARLTSAAGLEVRLNLQVHDPNGFGEDQENNQDASGDRRADDRRRDDPADSEEAWVRLASTAAESPAPTEPTTLSHNRVQSSIDDITLAGSQQQSSQAGLWLKRGIDVVGAGIGLVLAGPAILGAMAAIKLTDGGPVFFRQTREGQNGRPFTILKLRTMIVDAEKFQAELRAESHRDGPAFKISRDPRVTKVGHFLRATCLDELPQLINVLTGDMSLVGPRPLPWHESRACERWHRRRLDVRPGLTCTWQVNKAKAVTFDDWMRMDLRYIDQLGLFQDLRLIAQTVVVPVTGRGGE; this is encoded by the coding sequence TTGTTTTCATTTTTCAAGAAAGAACGACGCGAAAGCCTGCTGCGGTGGAAGGACGAAGCCTCGCTTGGTCGACGCCGCGTGCTGCTGCTGTCGTCTCGCCAGTTCGACCGCGAGCTGAATCGCGAACGACTGCGTGCCACTCGCCGCTCAATTCCTTTCTGTCTGCTGACCGTCGAACTGCTCACCAAGGCGGGATCGACTCGCCGCAGCACCAACAAACAAAACCGCCAACTCGTCGACTTGCTGCTTCGCAACCTTCGCGTCACGGACGAAAAGGGAATCCTTGCAACGTTTCGTTATGGTGTGCTGCTGGTCGACACTCCCGAAATGGGCGGCCGTGCCGTACTGGACCGTTTGGCTCGTCTGACATCCGCCGCGGGCTTGGAAGTCCGGCTGAATCTTCAGGTGCACGATCCGAACGGCTTCGGCGAAGACCAAGAAAACAATCAGGATGCGTCGGGGGACCGCCGAGCCGACGATCGCCGCAGAGACGACCCTGCGGATTCGGAAGAAGCCTGGGTCCGCTTGGCATCCACCGCCGCCGAATCACCTGCTCCCACCGAGCCGACGACGTTGTCCCACAACCGCGTGCAGTCCTCGATCGACGACATCACTCTTGCCGGGTCACAACAACAAAGCAGCCAAGCCGGGTTGTGGCTCAAACGCGGAATCGACGTTGTCGGAGCCGGCATCGGATTGGTGTTGGCCGGCCCTGCAATCTTGGGTGCCATGGCGGCAATCAAGCTGACCGACGGCGGCCCAGTGTTCTTTCGCCAAACCCGAGAAGGACAAAATGGCCGCCCGTTCACAATCCTGAAACTTCGCACGATGATCGTCGACGCGGAAAAATTCCAGGCGGAATTGCGTGCTGAAAGCCACCGCGACGGGCCCGCTTTCAAGATTTCTCGCGACCCCAGAGTGACCAAAGTTGGGCACTTTTTGCGTGCGACTTGTTTGGACGAACTGCCCCAACTGATTAATGTGTTGACTGGCGACATGTCATTGGTCGGACCTCGTCCACTACCATGGCATGAGAGCCGAGCCTGCGAACGTTGGCACCGACGACGACTCGACGTTCGCCCTGGACTGACCTGCACTTGGCAAGTCAACAAGGCCAAGGCTGTGACGTTCGATGATTGGATGCGGATGGATCTTCGTTACATCGACCAATTGGGTTTGTTCCAAGATCTAAGACTCATCGCTCAAACTGTCGTTGTGCCCGTGACGGGGCGTGGCGGCGAATAG
- a CDS encoding GumC family protein, translating to MNGSSSHFPSGNWSPSAPTESWAMVTPGEVLRSFRRRLPSIVFTTVLVTIAVIALLIVWPNQYRSEGLMYVRLGRGALAVDPTTKATQSVSMQESRTAEVVSIGEMIGSREIAERAVERIGVENINQPRTWIDQGLKDIESFLQSDHQLVAWLPKSDGKTVGEMSPEQYKGQLDREQAIKKVSKAINVQIAKNGYTVAVAGKGDDPLLVQSIVQAVMDEYGRYHVEAHSVDGSESFFEKRAKQSRDTALATRRALQETRNEMGWLSAASAEETLRERIIDLEMKLNTADSELAEAISQAEELRRQLDGTKEWVPVEVTLGIANAAGDQMRSQLYDVQIQDGEELARVSPNHPRYKLLQEKMQQSAQLADAEREDREERREAINPVYQELETQFQTVRAKAVGLKSRRDAVNERLAATQLDLQRLNGDATRLAELTWEAELAEETYREHARSLEEARVNTALDDLQMSDVSVIQDATLNLKQSGPMRGLLAVVGLLLGLSLGLLQAILRDSPVASTGGSRGEISRNKAAKSRRRTKSADVATSTDSDLDDVMHEQEDIRSNETVTAGVPTGNTVAMNETSGTFNAPMPR from the coding sequence ATGAACGGAAGTTCGTCTCATTTTCCCTCTGGCAACTGGTCGCCTTCGGCCCCCACTGAATCGTGGGCGATGGTCACTCCCGGCGAGGTGCTTCGATCGTTTCGTCGCCGCTTGCCATCGATCGTGTTCACCACTGTGCTGGTGACCATCGCGGTCATCGCGCTTTTGATCGTCTGGCCGAACCAGTACCGAAGCGAAGGCCTGATGTACGTCCGCCTGGGTCGCGGCGCGCTCGCTGTTGATCCAACCACAAAGGCAACTCAATCGGTCTCGATGCAAGAGAGCCGAACCGCAGAAGTTGTCAGCATCGGCGAGATGATTGGCAGTCGCGAAATCGCTGAACGAGCGGTGGAGCGCATCGGCGTCGAAAACATCAATCAACCACGAACCTGGATCGATCAGGGCCTCAAAGACATCGAGTCCTTTCTCCAATCAGACCACCAGTTGGTTGCTTGGTTGCCTAAGTCCGACGGTAAAACGGTCGGCGAAATGTCGCCTGAACAATACAAGGGCCAATTGGATCGCGAACAAGCGATCAAGAAAGTCTCTAAAGCGATCAACGTCCAAATCGCGAAAAATGGCTACACCGTTGCGGTTGCCGGCAAAGGCGACGATCCGTTGCTGGTGCAATCCATCGTGCAAGCCGTGATGGACGAATACGGTCGCTATCACGTGGAAGCTCACAGTGTGGACGGCTCGGAATCCTTCTTCGAAAAACGCGCCAAGCAAAGTCGCGACACTGCTTTGGCAACTCGCCGAGCCTTGCAAGAAACACGCAACGAGATGGGCTGGCTTAGCGCCGCCTCCGCAGAAGAAACCCTGCGTGAACGAATCATCGATTTGGAAATGAAGCTGAACACGGCCGACAGCGAACTCGCCGAAGCGATCAGCCAAGCCGAAGAGCTTCGTCGTCAACTCGACGGAACCAAAGAATGGGTTCCTGTCGAGGTCACGCTAGGCATCGCCAACGCAGCCGGTGATCAAATGCGAAGCCAACTGTATGACGTGCAAATCCAAGACGGAGAAGAACTGGCACGCGTCAGCCCCAATCACCCACGCTACAAATTGTTGCAAGAGAAAATGCAGCAGAGCGCTCAACTTGCTGACGCCGAACGCGAAGATCGCGAAGAACGCCGTGAAGCGATCAATCCGGTCTATCAAGAACTCGAAACTCAGTTTCAAACCGTCCGCGCCAAAGCCGTTGGCTTGAAGAGTCGCCGCGATGCAGTGAATGAGCGTTTGGCAGCAACGCAGTTGGACCTGCAACGTCTCAACGGAGACGCGACCCGGTTGGCTGAACTGACCTGGGAAGCCGAATTGGCGGAAGAAACCTATCGCGAACACGCTCGATCATTGGAAGAAGCTCGCGTGAATACCGCTCTGGATGATTTGCAGATGTCCGATGTCAGCGTCATTCAAGACGCGACGTTGAACTTAAAGCAGTCTGGCCCAATGCGAGGCTTGCTCGCGGTGGTCGGTTTGCTGCTCGGGCTGAGCCTTGGATTGCTACAAGCGATCCTGCGAGATTCGCCGGTCGCTTCAACCGGCGGGTCCCGTGGAGAGATTTCGCGTAACAAAGCGGCCAAATCTCGTCGACGCACAAAGTCCGCCGATGTTGCGACCAGTACGGACTCGGACCTGGACGATGTGATGCACGAACAAGAAGACATTCGATCGAACGAGACGGTGACTGCCGGCGTGCCCACAGGCAACACGGTTGCCATGAACGAAACGTCCGGCACGTTCAACGCCCCCATGCCTCGCTAG